A window from Lactobacillus intestinalis encodes these proteins:
- a CDS encoding DUF4430 domain-containing protein, whose translation MTINKKVSTVITATILTFTLAGCSNNKSAQTKKNNQISVTYTLKDNKKTLDSKTVKVNKKAKVLTGLQKAWKVKQTKGFITSIDGHSQNPKKKIYWTYTINGKWAQKGANQQVVNNKDKVKFTLAKVK comes from the coding sequence ATGACTATAAATAAAAAGGTTTCTACTGTAATTACTGCTACTATTTTAACTTTTACTTTAGCTGGATGTTCCAATAACAAATCTGCTCAAACTAAAAAGAATAATCAAATTTCAGTAACATACACTCTAAAAGACAATAAAAAGACCCTTGATTCTAAAACAGTTAAAGTTAATAAAAAAGCTAAAGTTCTCACGGGTCTTCAAAAAGCTTGGAAAGTTAAACAAACTAAAGGTTTTATTACATCAATTGACGGACATAGTCAAAATCCTAAAAAGAAAATCTATTGGACTTACACAATTAATGGAAAATGGGCTCAAAAAGGCGCTAACCAACAAGTAGTTAATAACAAAGACAAAGTTAAATTCACCCTAGCAAAGGTTAAATAA
- a CDS encoding ECF transporter S component has translation MTAQRIQLRQLTLLAILTALSVVLRIAKLVPIPNVQPVSDILMIVTLELGVGFGIALAALTMFLSNIVLGFGIWTIPQILAYIGCVLTIAFLAKIFPLKKHLTLQIIVAVLIGFEYGFLVSLGMSIYGGVAAFVAYWLSGILFDFYHAAGNFAFYLVLYKPLTMALEKYEKRLL, from the coding sequence ATGACGGCTCAACGCATACAGCTTAGACAGCTAACTTTATTGGCAATTTTAACAGCTCTCAGTGTAGTCTTAAGAATTGCTAAGTTGGTGCCTATTCCTAATGTTCAACCTGTTAGTGACATTTTAATGATTGTCACTTTAGAGCTCGGCGTAGGGTTTGGAATAGCGCTAGCTGCTTTGACAATGTTTTTATCAAATATCGTTTTAGGATTTGGTATTTGGACCATTCCCCAAATCCTAGCCTATATCGGCTGCGTATTAACGATTGCATTTTTAGCGAAAATTTTCCCATTAAAAAAACACTTAACCTTACAAATTATCGTGGCAGTACTAATTGGATTTGAGTATGGATTTTTAGTAAGTTTAGGGATGTCAATTTATGGCGGAGTCGCTGCTTTTGTAGCTTATTGGCTCTCTGGGATTCTATTTGACTTTTACCATGCTGCAGGCAACTTTGCATTTTACTTAGTCTTATATAAACCCTTAACGATGGCACTGGAAAAGTATGAAAAGAGGCTCTTATGA
- a CDS encoding mucin-binding protein gives MKIRIKNMESRKERYSIRKLSMGAASVLIGLTFMSIGSTHPVSATTQHPEVVAATKTTQVMKEQKPSKAPSAAATETTAKNTPGPSTKTENNKKVSVKAAQASMSTSQSTQKQTLTVPKKSSQMTRISKAAISEQKTQDTTIKNVDLSGTLSEMNSNINLKQGTTFNISGNFSNNGFEVNSVTDNQGNHVNYSDKDGKLALDFSKSINLMYNSNQNNPYQIPTFKDLDIDLSNLKPSDLTTKNNITTLNDNYDLTSKCTYNGTNTIAPMYQSVGKIISVDENNNQLLYPFTRVYNTSNVNNDTGDFKTILSADDIGNLNTPLTVTLPKISGYSAVNDAGTPIASITVNNILKNTVVKYKKNNPTEAGNLNIYPITDMSTTTPSVMTPIESIPLNQNITINFDTTFVANLNKKLPLDDQHARYNIIIDQTGRRISSIDLNTITDKSKDINLFLVRNAIDPQTIQVSAGKSKGVDINSENNYELFNENGKFVAYNVKDTLADSDQNHIVDDIDMSISNGSEVLYPTGITSIPNSGDADFTNMMGTFNPNTGKYNPITIQAYSQNGSRVIGNWQLQLGDSTYDGGYKNIIHVTFTSTDKTYQGPVQPIYIEGSSDGGPNPMIVTVNATVTLQDASVKFVDLNKAHPQNLTKYDETAQGAVDNQISFKIPVKDQIKKLEDLGYSLVSDNFDNGNKYYNDDSTKNQFVVYVNHKLGITPENVSVKRTINYQGILPNGKIVAVNGSPQGHSTDTQTTNFTRNAVVDEVIKQTVAYDTNQDLTTPTVTLQDGDRAWVPLHQSLSQVDSQTPDKVKAPDGNTFTSVNISIVPQLTVFPNSKNTTVLVTYKRKIGKANLLIVDEDNDMKQIELSGIQTNFDSEGNVGTPISFGNTAASVKSLENKGYIYVSTTFKPGIDFDDLNDENGDSQQYLIVMKHGQVAATSENPHGVDPSELTKQYTSTVYYQTRSGKNVAPESSQTSTWTRHLTVDAINGDIIKNGQYDTPWTPNKTYYDNFAVPSVKGYTVEPITKDGVHITSYIPGQKMVQKDLTDVVYYDLIPVIEQGSIRVSVHDVHTNQDLPKYGKYSGVENVGTKFTYNTPSIIDELTKTGYTVLNPTIVIPDQISKSNQNFIIYVDHKVIPVTPENPGNGLTAKDLEKSVTETVTYLVDGDQALASKVHLVTLHFPGKAYYDSVTKKWTDASGKELANQADNITWIATNGHDFDTVVSPLISGYRVIDVSGNYNDGKGNVKEITSINQNSENIAVVVTYAKIPVVPTKSVQNAQLIIRDVTPGQEKELGSFSQAGYEGDPISFKNASELVQDLLNENYAWDSASYNGEPLNAKKYDEIAFGKYDNLSDKQDPTQKWIINLIHRATPVSMKQTVTRDVKYVDEQGHEMPGLSPVHQEFTFTGKTATDEVTGSKKTSWSVSTHKLDDTQAIDMSNYQIINVREVNTSAKVNMENGVVASQQVTPTSQDSQVIITLAKKAVIPTPVENGTVVVNYIDQTEGKVLETKILTGKTGTEVDYSPISTIKNYTDKGYILEKDGYPTQDVRYPDGNKVYEIDFVHGTTTKTSSITGTQAVRYQGAGNLTPKNNVSTVKFEDSITYDKVTGKVIKDSGWTSPQTYKIVASPTVKGYTPDKAKVGGETVSVDKDGKGNIDRNYLVVYTKNATPIPHPDDHQLTSPVTPKQTPQQPQTLQTPSHKQNTNNPNPTPQNNVPTTLQTSTNSTPSKKPTPKKALKGKKYTPVSHKTPTIKENKKLIATKLKRVNANKVEFSHLIQKMKQDTNQNSSSKSIKEKGERVTVKSKKILATPKLATANKIANKKLKNQRELPRTGAKNDTLAGDVGLAVLATSSVILSSLLGVGRKRRR, from the coding sequence ATGAAAATTAGAATAAAAAACATGGAATCTAGAAAAGAAAGATATTCCATTCGTAAGTTAAGTATGGGGGCTGCTTCTGTACTAATTGGACTTACCTTTATGAGTATTGGGAGTACTCATCCTGTATCTGCTACAACTCAACATCCTGAAGTAGTTGCAGCAACTAAGACGACTCAAGTAATGAAGGAGCAAAAGCCAAGTAAAGCTCCTTCAGCTGCAGCTACTGAGACTACCGCTAAAAATACGCCGGGACCGTCGACTAAGACTGAAAATAATAAAAAGGTTTCAGTTAAGGCCGCTCAAGCTAGTATGTCTACTTCACAATCAACGCAAAAGCAGACTTTAACTGTTCCTAAAAAATCATCTCAAATGACGCGAATTTCAAAAGCTGCCATTAGTGAGCAAAAGACGCAAGACACTACTATTAAAAACGTTGATCTTAGTGGAACATTGAGCGAAATGAATTCCAATATTAATCTTAAACAGGGTACGACATTTAATATTAGTGGCAATTTTTCTAATAATGGTTTTGAAGTAAATAGTGTGACAGATAATCAAGGAAATCATGTAAATTATTCTGATAAAGATGGGAAATTAGCACTTGATTTTTCAAAATCGATAAATTTGATGTATAACTCTAATCAAAACAATCCTTATCAAATTCCTACTTTTAAAGATTTGGATATTGATTTATCTAATTTAAAGCCATCGGATTTAACGACAAAGAATAATATTACTACTTTGAACGATAATTACGATTTAACTTCTAAATGCACCTATAATGGCACTAATACTATTGCACCTATGTATCAAAGTGTAGGTAAAATAATTTCAGTAGATGAAAACAATAACCAACTTTTATATCCGTTTACCAGAGTTTACAATACTTCTAATGTAAATAATGATACAGGTGATTTTAAGACGATTTTATCTGCAGATGATATAGGTAATCTTAATACTCCCTTGACAGTTACTTTGCCAAAAATATCAGGGTATTCGGCAGTTAATGATGCTGGTACCCCAATTGCTTCAATAACTGTAAACAATATTTTAAAGAATACGGTGGTGAAGTATAAAAAGAATAATCCAACAGAAGCTGGAAATCTAAATATTTATCCAATTACTGATATGTCTACTACTACACCATCAGTAATGACGCCTATTGAAAGCATCCCTTTAAATCAGAACATCACCATTAATTTTGATACTACTTTTGTAGCAAATCTTAATAAAAAGTTGCCCCTTGATGATCAACATGCTCGATACAATATCATAATCGATCAAACAGGAAGACGTATTTCAAGTATTGATTTAAATACTATTACCGATAAATCAAAAGATATCAATTTATTCTTAGTACGCAATGCAATTGATCCGCAAACGATTCAGGTCTCTGCTGGAAAAAGTAAGGGTGTAGATATAAATAGCGAAAATAATTACGAACTCTTTAATGAAAATGGTAAATTTGTTGCATACAACGTTAAAGATACACTTGCTGATTCCGATCAAAATCACATAGTAGATGACATTGATATGAGTATTTCGAATGGATCAGAAGTTCTTTATCCAACTGGTATTACGTCAATTCCTAACTCTGGGGATGCAGATTTTACTAATATGATGGGGACTTTTAATCCAAATACTGGTAAATATAACCCAATTACTATTCAAGCATACAGCCAAAATGGAAGCCGAGTTATTGGAAATTGGCAATTACAACTAGGGGATTCAACTTATGATGGGGGATATAAAAACATCATCCATGTAACTTTCACTTCCACTGATAAAACTTATCAAGGCCCAGTTCAACCGATTTATATTGAAGGTTCTAGTGATGGTGGTCCCAATCCGATGATTGTCACAGTAAATGCCACTGTCACTTTACAAGATGCTTCAGTGAAGTTTGTTGATCTTAATAAAGCTCATCCGCAAAATTTGACTAAATATGATGAAACCGCTCAAGGAGCAGTTGATAATCAAATTAGTTTCAAGATTCCAGTTAAAGATCAAATTAAGAAACTTGAAGACTTAGGTTATAGTTTGGTTTCTGATAATTTTGATAATGGAAACAAATACTATAATGACGACAGTACCAAGAATCAATTCGTAGTATATGTAAATCATAAATTAGGAATCACCCCAGAAAATGTTAGTGTTAAACGGACGATTAATTATCAGGGTATTTTACCTAATGGCAAAATAGTTGCAGTTAATGGTTCACCTCAAGGGCACAGTACTGACACGCAAACGACTAACTTTACTCGCAATGCCGTCGTTGATGAAGTGATTAAACAAACTGTCGCTTATGATACGAATCAAGATTTAACTACTCCGACAGTCACTCTCCAAGATGGAGATCGCGCCTGGGTTCCTCTGCATCAAAGTCTTTCTCAAGTAGATTCGCAAACTCCCGATAAAGTAAAAGCCCCCGATGGTAACACCTTTACTTCAGTTAATATAAGTATCGTCCCGCAGTTGACGGTTTTTCCAAATAGCAAGAACACTACTGTGCTTGTAACTTATAAGCGTAAGATAGGGAAGGCTAACTTGCTCATCGTTGATGAAGATAACGATATGAAGCAAATTGAACTTTCTGGAATTCAAACTAATTTTGATAGTGAAGGCAATGTGGGCACGCCAATTAGCTTTGGTAACACTGCTGCTTCAGTAAAAAGTTTGGAAAATAAGGGCTATATTTATGTTTCTACCACTTTTAAACCTGGGATTGACTTCGATGATCTTAATGATGAAAATGGCGATTCACAGCAATATCTGATTGTGATGAAGCACGGGCAAGTGGCTGCAACTTCTGAAAATCCACATGGTGTTGATCCAAGTGAGTTGACTAAACAATATACTTCGACGGTTTATTATCAAACACGCAGCGGTAAAAATGTTGCTCCAGAAAGTTCTCAAACTTCTACTTGGACCAGACATCTCACAGTAGATGCAATCAATGGTGACATCATTAAAAATGGTCAATATGATACTCCATGGACTCCAAATAAAACATATTATGATAACTTTGCCGTGCCAAGTGTTAAAGGATATACAGTTGAGCCAATCACCAAGGATGGCGTTCACATTACATCTTACATTCCTGGTCAAAAGATGGTCCAAAAGGACTTAACCGATGTTGTTTATTACGATCTCATCCCTGTGATTGAACAAGGCTCGATTAGAGTTAGTGTTCATGATGTTCACACTAACCAAGATTTGCCCAAATATGGCAAATATAGCGGGGTAGAAAATGTTGGGACTAAGTTTACTTATAACACACCAAGCATAATTGACGAGTTAACTAAGACAGGCTATACAGTTCTTAATCCAACCATTGTTATTCCAGATCAAATTTCTAAGAGCAATCAAAACTTCATTATTTATGTTGATCACAAAGTAATTCCAGTTACGCCAGAAAATCCTGGCAATGGGTTAACTGCAAAGGATTTGGAAAAATCAGTTACAGAAACAGTTACCTACCTTGTTGATGGTGATCAAGCTTTAGCATCAAAGGTTCACCTTGTAACTCTTCACTTTCCTGGCAAAGCATATTACGATTCTGTAACTAAGAAGTGGACTGACGCCAGCGGGAAAGAATTAGCAAATCAGGCTGACAATATTACTTGGATAGCAACCAATGGTCATGACTTTGACACTGTTGTTTCACCATTGATTAGCGGCTATCGCGTCATTGATGTTAGTGGCAATTACAATGATGGTAAAGGCAATGTTAAAGAAATCACGTCCATCAATCAAAACTCTGAAAATATCGCTGTTGTCGTAACCTATGCCAAGATTCCTGTGGTTCCAACTAAATCCGTTCAAAATGCGCAATTAATCATTCGTGATGTCACTCCTGGCCAAGAAAAGGAATTAGGCAGCTTTAGTCAAGCTGGTTATGAAGGAGATCCAATTAGCTTTAAGAATGCTTCTGAATTAGTGCAAGACTTGCTTAATGAAAACTATGCCTGGGATAGTGCAAGTTATAATGGCGAACCGCTTAATGCTAAAAAATACGACGAAATCGCTTTTGGCAAATATGATAATCTTTCAGATAAACAAGATCCAACTCAAAAGTGGATCATTAACTTAATTCATCGCGCAACTCCAGTTTCAATGAAGCAGACGGTGACTCGCGATGTCAAATATGTTGATGAACAGGGGCATGAAATGCCAGGTTTAAGCCCAGTTCATCAAGAGTTTACCTTTACTGGAAAGACAGCCACGGATGAAGTAACTGGCAGTAAGAAGACAAGTTGGAGCGTTTCAACGCATAAGCTTGACGATACACAGGCTATTGATATGTCTAACTATCAGATCATTAACGTGCGTGAAGTTAATACTTCAGCTAAGGTTAATATGGAAAATGGTGTGGTTGCTTCTCAGCAAGTCACTCCAACTAGTCAAGATAGCCAGGTTATCATTACTTTAGCTAAGAAAGCAGTCATCCCAACACCAGTTGAAAACGGGACTGTCGTTGTCAACTACATTGATCAAACTGAGGGTAAGGTGCTTGAAACTAAGATTTTAACTGGTAAAACTGGCACTGAAGTAGATTACAGTCCAATTTCAACCATTAAGAATTATACGGATAAAGGCTATATTCTTGAAAAAGACGGCTATCCAACTCAAGATGTTCGTTATCCTGACGGTAATAAGGTCTATGAGATTGACTTCGTGCACGGGACTACTACTAAGACTTCTTCAATAACCGGTACGCAAGCGGTTCGTTATCAAGGTGCTGGCAACTTAACTCCAAAGAACAATGTTTCAACGGTGAAGTTTGAAGATAGCATTACCTATGACAAGGTCACGGGTAAAGTTATTAAAGATAGTGGCTGGACTAGTCCGCAAACTTATAAGATTGTGGCAAGTCCAACTGTTAAAGGATATACTCCGGATAAAGCTAAAGTTGGTGGAGAGACAGTTTCTGTTGATAAGGATGGTAAAGGCAATATCGATCGGAATTACCTTGTTGTTTATACCAAGAATGCAACACCAATTCCACACCCAGATGATCATCAACTAACTTCACCAGTAACGCCAAAGCAGACTCCGCAACAACCACAAACGTTGCAGACACCATCTCACAAGCAAAATACTAATAATCCTAACCCAACTCCTCAAAATAATGTGCCAACTACGCTGCAGACTTCTACGAATTCTACGCCATCAAAGAAGCCAACTCCTAAGAAGGCGCTAAAGGGTAAAAAGTACACTCCTGTTTCTCACAAGACTCCTACTATCAAGGAAAATAAAAAGCTAATTGCTACAAAATTAAAGCGCGTGAATGCCAATAAAGTAGAATTCAGTCACCTCATTCAAAAGATGAAGCAGGATACGAATCAGAATAGTAGCTCAAAGAGTATTAAAGAAAAAGGTGAAAGGGTAACTGTCAAATCTAAGAAGATACTTGCTACACCAAAGCTCGCTACAGCAAATAAGATCGCTAATAAGAAGTTGAAGAATCAGCGTGAATTGCCTCGGACTGGGGCTAAGAACGATACTTTAGCAGGTGATGTAGGCTTAGCCGTTTTAGCCACAAGTTCGGTAATCTTATCAAGCTTGCTTGGAGTAGGTCGCAAGAGAAGAAGATAA
- a CDS encoding YdcF family protein has protein sequence MSQALPNLDLEGLSEAELFQNYLQSKYHLEAELLETKSTNCGNNSTYLLELLEKKGIDWQSILLMQDASMMRRISATLKKFAPEKMIIDYATYKAPVTATRDKLEFEAEPPYMWSMRHYISLLLGEIPRLRDDENGYGPLGKNFIAHVEIPTEVMSVFDYLQEKYPELV, from the coding sequence ATGTCTCAGGCACTTCCGAATTTAGATTTAGAAGGATTAAGTGAAGCTGAGCTTTTCCAAAACTACCTTCAAAGTAAATATCATCTTGAAGCTGAGCTACTCGAGACAAAATCGACCAATTGTGGCAACAATAGCACATATTTGCTGGAGCTACTTGAAAAGAAAGGCATTGATTGGCAGAGCATTTTGCTAATGCAAGATGCTAGCATGATGCGCAGAATAAGTGCGACATTGAAAAAGTTCGCACCTGAGAAGATGATCATTGATTATGCAACTTACAAGGCGCCAGTAACTGCAACTCGAGATAAGCTGGAATTTGAAGCAGAACCCCCCTATATGTGGAGCATGAGGCATTATATTAGTTTGCTTTTAGGAGAAATTCCACGCTTGCGCGATGATGAGAATGGCTACGGCCCTTTAGGCAAGAACTTCATTGCACATGTAGAGATCCCAACAGAGGTGATGTCTGTCTTTGATTATTTACAAGAGAAATATCCAGAATTAGTATGA
- a CDS encoding phosphatidylserine decarboxylase family protein — translation MTKHRFNVGKWLPSDQEFENKWLKKVYKEAESEENQHLLPPVQALKDLIESDRYIWNLVHMMFAEIPVKDVNAPNGAPQVRDYEQLLLVINRIIQRAPEFNTTGLVGTPLNAVLDYPMGTRAGYVLFNNPKVNEKFKGILDYWGHYLQSEDSTYVLNTSSKGWLSPYAQKEMAEEAEGESFLDIFNVRSQDVVQKYGFKSWDDFFTRTFKPGVRPVAGADDDNVIANACESAPYRIAHDVPMKAKFWIKGQPYSLIDLLHNDPWTSKFEGGTLYQAFLSALSYHRWNSPVSGKIVKAYNLDGSYYGEALSQGFENPRGADPVAANDSQAFLTSTATRAVIFIQADNPKIGLMCFVAVGMGDVSNNEITVRIGQHVKKGDQLGMFHFGGSTHVLLFRPEVNVMFDLHGQEPGLDTHNIKVRDIIARVE, via the coding sequence ATGACTAAACATAGATTTAATGTTGGTAAATGGTTACCAAGTGATCAAGAATTTGAAAATAAGTGGTTGAAGAAGGTTTATAAAGAAGCTGAAAGTGAAGAAAATCAGCACCTCTTGCCACCAGTGCAAGCTTTAAAGGATTTGATTGAATCTGATCGCTATATTTGGAATTTAGTTCATATGATGTTTGCGGAGATCCCAGTTAAGGACGTGAATGCGCCTAATGGTGCGCCGCAAGTGCGTGATTATGAACAGTTGCTTTTGGTAATTAACCGGATTATTCAAAGGGCGCCTGAATTTAATACGACTGGCTTAGTAGGCACTCCGTTGAACGCTGTTTTAGATTATCCGATGGGCACGCGTGCAGGTTATGTTTTGTTTAATAATCCTAAAGTGAACGAAAAATTTAAAGGGATTTTGGATTATTGGGGTCATTACTTGCAAAGTGAAGACTCGACTTACGTTTTGAACACTAGCTCTAAAGGATGGCTCTCTCCTTATGCTCAAAAAGAGATGGCTGAAGAAGCAGAAGGAGAGAGTTTTCTAGATATCTTTAATGTGCGGTCACAAGATGTTGTTCAAAAGTATGGCTTCAAGTCTTGGGATGACTTCTTTACGCGTACCTTTAAGCCGGGTGTACGTCCAGTAGCAGGAGCAGATGATGATAATGTAATTGCTAATGCATGCGAGTCAGCTCCTTATCGGATTGCTCATGATGTTCCAATGAAGGCGAAGTTCTGGATCAAAGGGCAACCATATTCTTTAATAGATTTGCTTCATAATGATCCTTGGACTTCAAAATTCGAAGGTGGCACGCTTTATCAAGCATTTTTAAGTGCACTCAGTTATCATCGCTGGAATAGTCCAGTGAGCGGCAAAATAGTTAAAGCATACAATCTTGATGGCTCCTATTATGGGGAAGCTCTTAGTCAAGGCTTTGAAAATCCACGCGGAGCTGATCCTGTGGCTGCTAATGATTCACAGGCCTTTTTGACATCGACTGCTACTAGAGCGGTAATTTTTATTCAAGCAGATAATCCTAAAATTGGACTCATGTGCTTTGTAGCGGTAGGAATGGGCGACGTTTCTAATAATGAAATTACTGTTCGTATTGGTCAACATGTAAAAAAGGGTGATCAATTAGGGATGTTCCACTTCGGTGGTTCAACTCATGTGTTATTATTTAGACCTGAAGTAAATGTAATGTTTGATTTACATGGGCAAGAGCCAGGATTGGATACTCATAACATTAAAGTCCGCGATATTATTGCCCGCGTTGAATAA
- a CDS encoding cob(I)yrinic acid a,c-diamide adenosyltransferase, whose product MIKIYTKVGDQGATRQASGKMVAKDDAQIVALGNIDELQSYLGVVIANLSSNCDPLKSPLQQLQRRLYILEADIAIEDHCEISDRDVKDLEAKIDEMTSKIPPMKEFILPGGDVTGANLQYSRTLARRAERSLVSLNRIQRLNPYNLKYLNRLSDYLFTLARYANLLDRYEDVKSKE is encoded by the coding sequence ATGATAAAAATTTACACTAAAGTTGGAGATCAGGGGGCTACTCGTCAAGCTAGTGGTAAGATGGTTGCAAAAGATGACGCTCAAATTGTTGCTCTTGGCAATATTGATGAACTTCAATCTTACTTGGGAGTAGTAATCGCAAATCTTTCTTCAAATTGTGACCCTTTAAAATCCCCCCTTCAACAACTCCAACGCAGGCTCTATATTTTGGAAGCTGATATTGCAATTGAAGATCATTGTGAAATCAGTGATCGGGATGTTAAAGATCTGGAAGCAAAAATTGACGAAATGACTTCAAAAATCCCTCCAATGAAGGAGTTTATTCTTCCCGGTGGTGATGTGACTGGGGCTAACTTACAATATTCTCGGACGCTTGCACGGCGCGCAGAACGCTCCTTGGTTTCATTAAATCGCATTCAAAGACTTAATCCATATAATTTAAAATATCTCAATCGCTTATCTGATTATCTTTTTACTTTGGCTCGTTATGCTAATCTCCTTGATAGATATGAAGATGTCAAAAGTAAAGAATAA